In Halomarina salina, one DNA window encodes the following:
- the paaD gene encoding 1,2-phenylacetyl-CoA epoxidase subunit PaaD has product MSDTPEPPTDSQAVPDPTDGPQYCAYTDYRSGEVPEDTVVPKNGAGSEGLEREIWDALFEVEDPEMPVSVVDLGLVYDVAVREDETGTHAEVTMTLTYTGCPARDMLLDDVREAAASPEGVDDASVELVWSPVWSVEFVSEAGREDLREFGVSI; this is encoded by the coding sequence ATGTCGGACACGCCAGAGCCACCGACCGACTCGCAAGCAGTACCGGACCCGACCGACGGCCCGCAGTACTGCGCGTACACCGACTACCGCTCGGGTGAGGTGCCCGAGGACACAGTGGTCCCGAAGAACGGCGCAGGGAGCGAGGGTCTGGAGCGGGAAATCTGGGACGCGCTGTTCGAGGTCGAGGACCCCGAGATGCCCGTCTCGGTGGTGGACCTGGGGCTCGTCTACGACGTGGCCGTGCGCGAGGACGAGACCGGGACCCACGCCGAGGTGACGATGACGCTCACGTACACCGGCTGTCCGGCCCGCGACATGCTCCTCGACGACGTCCGCGAGGCGGCCGCCTCGCCGGAGGGAGTCGACGACGCCTCCGTGGAACTCGTCTGGTCGCCGGTGTGGTCCGTCGAGTTCGTCTCCGAGGCGGGCCGCGAGGACCTGCGGGAGTTCGGGGTGTCGATATGA
- the paaA gene encoding 1,2-phenylacetyl-CoA epoxidase subunit PaaA: MDIEEVKQRAGPREFGPTDDMPEEYRKAATRMIQFHANSEIMGAYIERPFIRQAPSLDRKLAVSAQVQDEIGHGQLLYRAAENLGIKTREQMLDELANGEGKFLNCFHYPLDDWYELPMIMFFVDGAAMRRQATLKRTSWEPYAHAIDKICFEEGFHIKHGESILAELATGTKRDQERLQEAFDKWWPRILQFFGPTDDQSTHNDFSSAVGLKTMSNDALRTAFLNVYLPKAEKYGLEIPETPRVEFDEESGRYEVDEDDLDWDEFMQIARNQYPQGKGQINKRHRTQEAVEWVRDAIENPGAGSAAAD, from the coding sequence ATGGACATCGAGGAGGTCAAACAGCGTGCCGGCCCGCGGGAGTTCGGGCCGACCGACGACATGCCGGAGGAGTACCGGAAGGCGGCCACCCGGATGATTCAGTTCCACGCGAACTCCGAGATAATGGGCGCGTACATCGAGCGCCCGTTCATCCGGCAGGCCCCCTCGCTCGACCGGAAACTCGCCGTCTCGGCGCAGGTGCAGGACGAAATCGGCCACGGACAGTTGCTCTACCGCGCCGCCGAGAACCTCGGCATCAAGACCCGCGAGCAGATGCTCGACGAACTCGCCAACGGGGAGGGGAAGTTCCTCAACTGCTTCCACTACCCGCTGGACGACTGGTACGAACTGCCGATGATCATGTTCTTCGTCGACGGCGCGGCGATGCGTCGGCAGGCGACCCTCAAGCGCACGTCGTGGGAGCCGTACGCCCACGCCATCGACAAGATCTGCTTCGAGGAGGGGTTCCACATCAAGCACGGCGAGAGCATCCTCGCCGAGCTAGCGACCGGGACGAAGCGGGACCAGGAGCGCCTGCAGGAGGCGTTCGACAAGTGGTGGCCGCGCATCCTCCAGTTCTTCGGGCCGACCGACGACCAGTCGACGCACAACGACTTCTCCTCCGCGGTGGGGCTGAAGACGATGAGCAACGACGCGCTCCGCACCGCGTTCCTCAACGTCTACCTCCCGAAGGCCGAGAAGTACGGCCTGGAGATACCCGAGACGCCCCGCGTCGAGTTCGACGAGGAGTCGGGTCGCTACGAGGTCGACGAGGACGACCTGGACTGGGACGAGTTCATGCAGATCGCCCGGAACCAGTACCCGCAGGGGAAGGGCCAGATAAACAAGCGCCACCGGACCCAGGAGGCCGTCGAGTGGGTTCGTGACGCCATCGAGAACCCCGGCGCGGGTAGCGCCGCCGCAGACTGA
- a CDS encoding phenylacetic acid degradation protein PaaB: MIFEVFRQEQRKDYHVHVGNVHAPNREMARMYAQVMHARRKPAHSLWVVPKEEIAEVDSDDEGVAMGGRTQKEYRWATNYNTDETFAEEIEASQREQEEAEQGREEAEADS; this comes from the coding sequence ATGATATTCGAAGTGTTCCGCCAGGAGCAGCGCAAGGACTACCACGTCCACGTCGGCAACGTCCACGCCCCGAACCGCGAGATGGCCCGGATGTACGCGCAGGTGATGCACGCCCGCCGGAAACCCGCTCACTCGCTGTGGGTCGTCCCGAAGGAGGAGATAGCGGAGGTCGATTCGGACGACGAGGGGGTCGCGATGGGCGGCCGCACGCAGAAGGAGTACCGGTGGGCGACGAACTACAACACCGACGAGACGTTCGCCGAGGAGATCGAGGCGTCCCAGCGCGAACAGGAAGAGGCCGAGCAAGGACGCGAGGAAGCGGAGGCCGATAGCTGA
- the paaC gene encoding 1,2-phenylacetyl-CoA epoxidase subunit PaaC has product MPAEALGAPGDLSEREREAVEALLYQLADDEFVVADRYTDWQCQGPTLEADIAIANIAQDELGHARLWYDLLEDFGYEESELIWERPADDFRHATLCEQQFDSGDWADAVVRSYLYDVAEFLQLEALADTTYPRIADRIEKVQGEEHYHREHAQNWLERLCEDSDGTQRVQQAVDDLYPYALTLFEGTGKEADIVDLGLRPTPLSQLRAEWYDITGAFLDGLGVSVPEESELDDLVVEQTGRDGSHTEDWQRQYNELTYTYRMLDRTEARRLMVDPDEA; this is encoded by the coding sequence ATGCCTGCTGAAGCACTCGGCGCGCCGGGCGACCTCTCCGAGCGAGAACGCGAGGCCGTCGAGGCGTTGCTGTACCAGCTAGCGGACGACGAGTTCGTCGTCGCCGACCGGTACACCGACTGGCAGTGCCAGGGACCGACGCTCGAAGCCGACATCGCCATCGCGAACATCGCGCAGGACGAACTCGGCCACGCGCGCCTCTGGTACGACCTGCTGGAGGACTTCGGCTACGAGGAGTCCGAACTCATCTGGGAGCGCCCGGCCGACGACTTTCGGCACGCGACGCTCTGCGAACAGCAGTTCGACTCGGGCGACTGGGCGGACGCCGTCGTCCGCTCCTATCTCTACGACGTGGCCGAGTTCCTCCAGCTGGAGGCGCTCGCCGACACCACCTACCCCCGCATCGCCGACCGCATCGAGAAGGTGCAGGGCGAGGAGCACTACCACCGCGAGCACGCCCAGAACTGGCTCGAACGGCTCTGCGAGGATTCGGACGGCACACAGCGGGTCCAGCAGGCCGTCGACGACCTGTACCCGTACGCGCTGACGCTGTTCGAAGGGACCGGGAAGGAAGCCGACATCGTCGACCTCGGTCTGCGTCCGACGCCGCTGTCGCAGTTGCGCGCGGAGTGGTACGACATCACGGGCGCGTTCCTCGACGGGCTCGGCGTCTCCGTGCCCGAGGAGTCCGAACTGGACGACCTCGTGGTCGAGCAGACCGGCCGCGACGGGAGCCACACCGAGGACTGGCAGCGCCAGTACAACGAACTGACCTACACGTACCGCATGCTCGACCGCACCGAGGCCCGCCGCCTGATGGTGGACCCGGACGAGGCGTAA
- a CDS encoding helix-turn-helix domain-containing protein, with protein MIAECLVVEFAVSGDDCPLAEASRVGVTVDANPPQLRSDGNALLQFGAPDDERLARTLDEDGRIRYLHRARTGDRATYRCLSKHPCVVHELVSEGFVAESLSYRDGDARFTGAVVGYDVLDGVMNRAGETVGVRLERVYPLGAEEDRPVAQRWNLTPRQEEAIRTAQRMGYFEVPRDADASDVASELGIGKSAFLERLRRGQRALFAQLFG; from the coding sequence ATGATAGCCGAGTGCCTCGTCGTCGAGTTCGCCGTCTCGGGTGACGACTGCCCGCTCGCCGAGGCGTCGCGCGTCGGCGTCACCGTCGACGCGAACCCGCCGCAGCTCCGTTCCGACGGCAACGCTCTCCTGCAGTTCGGCGCGCCCGACGACGAACGACTGGCCCGAACGCTGGACGAGGACGGGCGCATCCGCTACCTGCATCGCGCGCGCACGGGCGACCGCGCGACCTACCGCTGTCTCTCGAAGCACCCCTGCGTCGTCCACGAACTCGTCAGCGAGGGGTTCGTCGCCGAGTCGCTGTCGTACCGCGACGGCGACGCCCGGTTCACCGGGGCCGTCGTGGGGTACGACGTCCTCGACGGCGTGATGAACCGCGCCGGGGAGACGGTCGGCGTCCGCCTCGAACGGGTGTACCCGCTCGGCGCGGAGGAGGACCGGCCGGTCGCTCAGCGCTGGAACCTCACGCCCCGACAGGAGGAGGCCATCCGCACCGCCCAGCGGATGGGCTACTTCGAGGTGCCACGGGACGCCGACGCGAGCGACGTCGCCTCGGAACTCGGCATCGGGAAGTCGGCGTTCCTCGAACGGCTTCGCAGAGGGCAGCGAGCGCTGTTCGCACAGCTGTTCGGCTGA
- the paaE gene encoding 1,2-phenylacetyl-CoA epoxidase subunit PaaE — MRRRDPSVAAGDGDGDEEPAVCPYCEGTNTEREHPKGPSLCRSIHFCEDCQEPFEAVG; from the coding sequence ATGAGACGCCGCGACCCCTCCGTGGCGGCCGGTGACGGCGACGGGGACGAGGAGCCTGCTGTCTGCCCCTACTGCGAGGGGACGAACACCGAGCGCGAGCACCCGAAGGGGCCGTCGCTCTGTCGGTCCATCCACTTCTGCGAGGACTGCCAGGAACCGTTCGAGGCCGTCGGCTGA